A genomic window from Tolypothrix sp. PCC 7910 includes:
- a CDS encoding XisI protein, with protein MDTLNRYRQIVRDLIYEYAKYKPSHGQIETEAIVNPETDHYEVMHVGWDGQRRVHGCVVHIDIIQGKIWIQHDGTNRPVAEELLEAGVPKEDIILGFHPPQIRQYTDYGVA; from the coding sequence ATGGATACCTTAAACCGCTATCGTCAAATAGTACGGGACTTAATCTATGAATATGCCAAATATAAACCATCTCACGGTCAAATAGAAACTGAGGCAATTGTTAACCCAGAAACAGACCATTATGAAGTGATGCATGTAGGTTGGGATGGGCAACGTCGGGTACATGGTTGTGTTGTACATATCGATATTATTCAAGGGAAAATATGGATTCAACACGATGGTACAAATCGTCCGGTTGCTGAGGAATTGTTAGAAGCTGGGGTTCCCAAAGAGGATATTATTTTGGGTTTTCATCCACCTCAAATACGCCAATATACTGATTATGGTGTAGCTTAA
- a CDS encoding S-layer family protein, which translates to MRSLFVGLGLLNRILTSFILLPLAIIFISDRFANAQVTADGTTNTIVNPNGNDFTIINGSEKGNNLFHSFSNFSLHTGTSATFDLVNTPNITTIFSRVTGGNTSQINGAINTLHSNNPVSLFLMNPAGIIFGKDAALNIGGSFIATTANSIKFADGAEFSVVNPQATPLFSMNVPIGLQMGKQPASIQVQGSGHGISINNTLAPVVHNPSSTMLQVQPGKTLALIGGNLSLNGATLMAKTGHIELGSLADAGLVTLAPTTQGYTFEYGNEQTFRDIQLIQKSLLEVSGVNAGSIQLQGRKIEFTDGSLLLSTNLGNLPSGNINLQASEAINFIGTTSDGKIRSWIRSEALGKGNGANIQIITPRLALQQGAGINNINYGVANSGNIKIQAADIEISGFTPLNTTGVSSITTSTYGTGKAGDISVDGDTLLISDGSSLSSVTFGKGSSGEVKINNQNTTVMGENPFGVYSNISITTFALGNAKDLTLNTGTLKILNGGAIGSSAFFVGNGGNVNITASEAIAISGKSPNNNSSINSSVSLLSPQLRQFFSLPNILTANAGTLSITTPNLMLTDGGTVSVTSQGAGNSGNLNITADNIQLKNHSLIQAQTESGNGGDISLQVGKFVLMRDRSNITATAGGSGNGGNIKINAPTITAWENSDIIANAVLGTGGNIQIGTQAILGLEFRPQLTDDSDITATSQFGVSGTVEIHNIGIDPNSGLVELPTNVTDPSQQIASGCADANGSSFFATGRGGVPQNPLQEVRSDRTWSDTRDISAFRQTSAITAQIPTPPQTLVQATGWRRNAQGKIEIVADKSPTQLQPSLTCAAVPQNSL; encoded by the coding sequence GTGCGATCGCTTTTTGTTGGCTTGGGTTTGCTTAATCGCATATTGACAAGTTTCATCCTGCTACCATTAGCAATCATCTTTATAAGTGATAGATTTGCGAATGCTCAGGTGACTGCAGATGGTACTACCAATACCATTGTCAATCCAAATGGTAATGATTTCACTATTATTAATGGTAGCGAGAAAGGTAATAATTTATTTCATAGCTTTAGTAATTTTTCTCTACATACAGGTACTTCCGCAACTTTTGATTTAGTAAATACACCTAATATTACAACTATATTTAGTCGGGTAACTGGGGGAAATACTTCGCAGATTAATGGTGCAATTAATACGCTTCATAGTAATAATCCCGTAAGTTTATTTTTAATGAATCCTGCAGGAATTATATTTGGTAAAGATGCCGCGTTGAATATTGGCGGTTCATTTATCGCTACAACAGCTAATAGTATTAAATTTGCCGATGGGGCTGAGTTTAGCGTCGTAAATCCCCAAGCTACGCCATTATTCAGCATGAATGTTCCGATTGGGCTGCAAATGGGTAAACAGCCTGCATCTATACAAGTCCAAGGTAGCGGACATGGCATCAGTATTAATAATACTCTAGCTCCTGTAGTTCACAATCCTAGCTCAACAATGTTGCAGGTACAGCCAGGAAAAACTCTAGCTTTGATAGGTGGAAATTTGAGTTTGAATGGTGCAACTCTTATGGCTAAAACAGGGCATATAGAGTTAGGTAGTTTGGCAGATGCAGGTTTAGTTACTTTAGCGCCAACTACTCAGGGGTATACATTTGAGTATGGTAACGAACAAACTTTTAGAGATATTCAACTAATACAAAAATCGCTATTAGAAGTTAGTGGAGTAAATGCCGGTTCAATTCAGCTGCAAGGACGTAAAATTGAATTTACTGATGGTTCACTATTGCTATCAACAAATCTTGGCAATCTTCCCAGTGGAAATATTAACTTGCAAGCATCAGAAGCAATCAATTTTATTGGCACAACCTCCGATGGCAAAATTCGGAGTTGGATTCGTAGTGAAGCATTAGGAAAAGGGAATGGAGCGAATATCCAAATTATTACTCCCCGTTTAGCACTCCAGCAAGGTGCAGGGATAAATAACATAAATTATGGAGTTGCTAACAGTGGCAATATTAAAATTCAAGCAGCAGATATAGAAATCTCAGGCTTTACTCCTCTTAATACTACTGGCGTGTCAAGCATTACCACTAGCACATACGGTACAGGGAAAGCTGGCGACATTTCTGTTGATGGGGATACTTTATTAATATCTGATGGCAGCTCATTATCATCAGTAACGTTTGGCAAAGGCTCTAGTGGTGAGGTAAAAATTAACAATCAAAATACTACAGTAATGGGAGAAAATCCTTTTGGAGTTTATAGCAACATTAGTATTACTACATTTGCGCTGGGAAATGCCAAAGATTTGACACTGAATACTGGTACTTTAAAAATTTTAAATGGAGGTGCAATCGGTTCATCTGCATTCTTTGTAGGCAATGGGGGGAATGTAAATATCACTGCTAGCGAAGCGATCGCAATTAGTGGTAAAAGTCCTAACAATAACAGTAGTATTAACTCTTCGGTCAGCCTTTTGAGTCCGCAGCTGCGTCAATTCTTTAGTTTGCCGAATATACTGACAGCTAATGCAGGTACACTCAGCATTACTACACCCAACCTGATGCTGACAGATGGTGGTACAGTGAGCGTGACTAGTCAAGGTGCTGGCAATAGCGGCAATCTAAATATTACTGCAGATAACATTCAATTAAAAAATCACAGCTTAATTCAGGCGCAGACAGAATCTGGTAATGGTGGTGACATCAGCCTGCAAGTAGGCAAGTTTGTTCTCATGCGCGATCGCAGTAATATTACTGCTACAGCTGGTGGTTCCGGTAATGGAGGTAATATCAAAATTAATGCACCTACTATTACTGCCTGGGAAAACAGCGACATTATTGCTAATGCAGTGCTAGGAACTGGGGGAAATATCCAAATTGGCACTCAAGCTATTTTAGGATTAGAATTCCGTCCCCAACTCACCGATGACAGTGATATTACCGCCACCTCGCAATTTGGGGTTAGCGGTACAGTTGAAATTCACAATATCGGTATCGATCCCAACTCTGGCTTAGTGGAATTGCCAACTAATGTTACCGATCCGTCCCAGCAAATTGCTAGTGGTTGTGCTGATGCTAATGGCAGTAGTTTTTTCGCTACAGGAAGAGGTGGTGTACCACAAAATCCTCTGCAGGAAGTGAGAAGCGATCGCACTTGGTCTGATACTCGTGATATCTCTGCGTTCCGCCAAACTAGTGCTATCACAGCACAAATACCAACACCTCCACAAACTCTTGTGCAAGCCACGGGCTGGCGACGTAATGCCCAAGGCAAAATCGAGATAGTTGCAGATAAATCTCCCACTCAATTGCAACCATCTTTAACCTGTG
- a CDS encoding S-layer family protein yields MKLIFVELSLIGAICISAFCHNGVRAQVTPDRTLGTVVNGSSNYTITNGTRVGNNLFHSFSQFSIPTGASASFDNAIDIQNIFSRVTGGNISNIDGSISAKGSANLFLLNPSGIIFGTNASLNIGGSFIGTTANSIQFTDGVEFSAINPAAKPLLTMTVPIGLQMGNYPSAIQVQGTGHRLYTTDIFSPVIYNPSSTQLQVQSGKTLALVGGNISLDGATLSAQTGQIELGSLGSAGLVSLVPTTQGYKLEYEQGQSFADIQVAQKSLLDVSGFYSGAVQLQGRNIDFAGGSLILSQNYGYLPGGNINLQASAAIAIIGTTPDVKVRSSIRTEASGSGNSGNISIITPRLTLQEGSAISTLTFGDAKAGNIQIQAADIDLLGFSPLNPLVITAISNSTYGKGAAGDIVVNGNNLLVSQGASITSGTLGSGSSGQVMIRNHNTTVIGENPFGLSSYIGIITFSDGNAKDLRLDTGNLQILNGGVIGSAALFVGNGGNVQINASDAIAISGRGSSNNSNIGSFVVRYSPEIRQLFGLPDILTANAGNVSITTTKLTLTDGGTVTVASQGTGNAGNLQIIADQIQLKNRALIQAQTESGNGGNISLQVRNLLLMRDQSQITSTAQGNGNGGNITINSPIIFGSENSDIIANAVQGKGGNININTQRIFGLEFRPQLTFENDITASSEFGVNGTVNVNNIGIDPNSGLVELPAGRGGVPQNPMQELGRDRTWSDTRDISAFRKTVPVQAQIPQSPEVLMQATAWRRNAQGKIELVADKFSVQMQPTLTCAAVPR; encoded by the coding sequence ATGAAATTAATTTTTGTGGAGTTGAGTTTGATTGGTGCAATCTGCATATCTGCTTTTTGTCACAATGGTGTTCGCGCCCAAGTAACTCCCGATCGCACCCTGGGCACTGTTGTGAATGGTAGTAGTAATTACACCATCACCAACGGTACTCGTGTTGGTAACAATTTATTTCATAGCTTCAGCCAATTCTCTATTCCTACAGGTGCTTCTGCATCATTTGATAATGCGATTGATATTCAAAATATTTTTAGTCGAGTGACTGGTGGTAATATTTCTAATATAGACGGCTCTATTAGTGCTAAGGGTAGTGCCAACTTATTTTTACTCAATCCATCCGGAATTATTTTTGGGACAAATGCCAGTCTAAATATTGGTGGTTCTTTTATAGGGACAACAGCTAATAGCATCCAATTTACTGATGGGGTTGAATTTAGTGCTATAAATCCTGCCGCTAAACCATTATTAACAATGACTGTACCCATTGGACTGCAAATGGGTAATTATCCCTCAGCAATACAAGTCCAAGGTACAGGACATAGGCTATATACAACCGATATTTTTTCTCCTGTAATTTATAATCCTAGCTCCACTCAATTACAAGTACAGTCAGGAAAAACCTTAGCCTTGGTGGGTGGAAATATCAGTTTGGATGGTGCGACGCTGAGTGCCCAAACGGGTCAAATAGAATTAGGTAGTCTAGGAAGTGCAGGATTAGTTAGTTTAGTACCCACTACTCAGGGTTATAAATTGGAGTACGAACAGGGACAAAGTTTTGCTGATATTCAAGTGGCGCAAAAGTCACTATTAGATGTGAGTGGGTTTTACTCCGGTGCAGTTCAACTCCAGGGAAGAAATATAGACTTTGCTGGTGGTTCGTTGATTTTATCCCAGAATTATGGCTATCTTCCGGGTGGAAATATTAATTTGCAAGCATCAGCAGCGATCGCCATTATTGGTACCACACCCGATGTTAAAGTTCGTAGTTCGATTCGTACGGAAGCATCAGGAAGTGGAAACAGTGGAAATATCAGTATTATTACTCCCCGCTTGACACTTCAAGAAGGTTCCGCAATCAGTACTCTCACTTTTGGAGATGCTAAGGCTGGTAACATCCAAATTCAAGCAGCAGATATAGATTTATTAGGTTTTTCACCCCTGAATCCCCTTGTAATTACAGCCATTAGCAATAGCACGTATGGAAAAGGAGCGGCTGGAGATATCGTGGTTAATGGGAATAATTTATTAGTCTCTCAGGGAGCCTCTATAACATCGGGGACATTGGGTAGTGGCTCCAGTGGTCAGGTCATGATTCGCAATCACAATACCACCGTTATAGGTGAAAATCCTTTTGGCCTGTCTAGCTATATTGGTATCATCACATTTTCAGATGGAAATGCTAAAGATTTAAGATTAGATACTGGGAACTTGCAGATATTAAATGGTGGAGTAATTGGTTCAGCTGCATTATTTGTAGGTAATGGTGGCAATGTCCAAATCAATGCTAGTGACGCGATCGCCATTAGCGGTCGTGGTAGTAGTAATAACAGTAATATTGGCTCTTTTGTTGTGCGTTACAGTCCGGAAATACGTCAATTATTTGGTTTACCAGATATACTGACAGCAAATGCAGGTAATGTCAGCATTACTACAACTAAACTCACACTCACAGATGGTGGCACAGTCACAGTTGCTAGCCAAGGTACTGGAAATGCCGGAAATCTGCAAATTATCGCCGATCAGATCCAGTTGAAAAATCGAGCTTTGATTCAGGCGCAAACAGAATCAGGTAATGGTGGTAATATCAGCTTGCAAGTCAGAAATCTACTGTTAATGCGCGATCAAAGCCAAATTACCTCCACTGCACAAGGTAATGGTAACGGCGGCAATATTACCATTAATTCACCGATTATTTTCGGCTCGGAAAACAGCGATATCATTGCCAATGCTGTTCAAGGTAAAGGTGGCAATATTAACATTAATACTCAGAGAATTTTCGGTTTAGAATTCCGTCCTCAACTCACTTTTGAAAATGATATTACTGCAAGTTCGGAATTTGGAGTGAATGGTACAGTTAACGTTAATAATATTGGTATCGATCCCAATTCTGGCTTAGTCGAATTACCAGCGGGAAGGGGTGGTGTACCGCAAAATCCCATGCAAGAATTAGGGAGAGATCGCACTTGGTCTGACACTCGTGATATCTCTGCATTCCGTAAAACAGTGCCAGTACAAGCACAAATCCCCCAATCTCCAGAGGTTCTTATGCAAGCCACTGCTTGGCGACGTAATGCCCAAGGGAAAATTGAGTTAGTTGCAGATAAATTTTCTGTTCAAATGCAACCAACATTAACCTGTGCTGCGGTTCCCAGATAA
- a CDS encoding element excision factor XisH family protein encodes MPAKDFYHDTVVQALINDGWEITDDPLLLSYGGRDLYVDLAAERTTIAAQKDNFKIAVEIKSFLKPSPVRDLEEAAGQYGIYQSILAEIASERILYLAVPQRSYESIFTEKLGQLILKRLEIKLLVFDEQQRSIVRWIP; translated from the coding sequence ATGCCTGCTAAGGATTTTTATCATGATACTGTCGTTCAAGCCCTAATAAATGATGGCTGGGAGATTACCGATGACCCTTTGCTTTTATCTTATGGTGGTAGAGACCTTTATGTTGATTTAGCGGCAGAAAGAACAACAATAGCAGCTCAAAAAGATAATTTTAAAATAGCAGTTGAAATTAAAAGTTTTTTGAAACCTTCGCCAGTTCGGGATTTAGAAGAAGCTGCTGGGCAATATGGTATTTATCAAAGCATTCTAGCAGAAATAGCATCGGAACGAATACTTTACCTAGCTGTTCCCCAGCGTTCTTACGAAAGTATTTTTACAGAAAAATTAGGGCAATTAATCCTCAAGCGCTTAGAAATTAAACTTTTAGTCTTTGATGAGCAACAAAGGAGTATTGTGCGATGGATACCTTAA